A portion of the Parasedimentitalea marina genome contains these proteins:
- a CDS encoding glycosyltransferase family 4 protein, whose product MSNTAILHLTDDTTPGGVMRVIDNILASKYLAKSGHHRMAVIENNNLTLPDGRVDIIVSHLALNWRNFAARVRLRAMHPNIPMIHVEHSYTQGFVAQKVLNKIRFFAMLRSAFCLFDRVIAVSNAQRDWLIRRDLIDEERLSVIQSSVDLTGFETLPGPGSRARIFGLVGRLHEQKGFDIAIQAFRECSGPDLRLKVFGDGPLRAELEELAYCDPRISFHGHCKDPLEPMRSIDVLLMPSRWEAFGLVAREALSAGRKVIVAKTDGLKDHIKPGATEVHDLSIAAWSQAIINSANDLEKDQCTGQNEQPVHSPKTSRFEYEWEKCLERF is encoded by the coding sequence ATGAGTAATACAGCCATCTTACACCTCACCGACGATACCACACCGGGCGGTGTTATGCGGGTTATCGACAATATTCTAGCGTCGAAATACTTGGCCAAATCCGGTCATCACCGCATGGCCGTGATTGAAAACAACAACCTGACGCTTCCTGACGGCCGCGTTGATATAATCGTTTCCCATCTGGCATTAAACTGGCGGAACTTTGCTGCGCGGGTGCGCTTGCGGGCCATGCATCCCAATATTCCCATGATCCATGTTGAACACAGTTACACACAGGGTTTCGTTGCGCAAAAGGTGCTAAATAAGATTCGGTTTTTTGCCATGTTACGCAGTGCATTCTGCCTGTTTGACCGTGTTATCGCGGTGAGCAATGCCCAAAGGGACTGGCTGATCCGGCGCGACCTGATTGATGAAGAGCGGCTATCGGTCATCCAGTCCTCCGTCGATCTGACTGGGTTTGAAACCCTCCCCGGACCGGGCAGCCGCGCACGGATCTTTGGCCTGGTTGGACGCCTGCACGAACAAAAGGGTTTTGATATCGCCATTCAGGCCTTTCGCGAGTGTAGCGGGCCCGACCTGCGCCTAAAAGTTTTTGGTGATGGCCCATTGCGGGCCGAGCTTGAGGAGCTGGCCTATTGCGACCCCAGGATTAGTTTTCACGGTCACTGTAAAGACCCGCTAGAGCCCATGCGATCGATCGATGTTTTACTCATGCCGTCGCGCTGGGAAGCTTTTGGCTTGGTCGCTCGGGAAGCCCTGTCCGCCGGTCGTAAAGTGATAGTAGCCAAAACCGATGGCTTAAAGGATCACATCAAACCGGGTGCAACCGAGGTACATGACCTTAGTATTGCAGCTTGGTCTCAGGCCATCATCAATTCCGCGAATGACTTGGAAAAGGATCAGTGCACTGGGCAAAATGAGCAACCGGTACACAGTCCGAAAACATCGCGGTTTGAATATGAATGGGAAAAATGCCTGGAGCGATTTTAA
- a CDS encoding glycosyltransferase family 2 protein, with the protein MPKASIIVPAFNASATLADTLLSLLDQTFQDFEIIVVNDGSTDGTSDIIASFLKDKRISYVDQPNRGLAGARNTGIAKATGNYIGFCDSDDLWVPDKLARHVQHLDRSPDVGLSYAGSTLIDENNQTLGLKQTPRLQGITAAAVFKRNPVGNGSVAVFRRAALMDIAYTPQRDRPRQWYFDETFRQSEDIECWLRLALTTDWEIEGIWGHLTKYRIARQGLSANTNKQLAAWNRMVDKLRPLNPAFFAKHEPAARAYQLRYLARRAVSAGDGFKAKKYAHEFLKASLRPLMEEPLKSLTTIVAAESLARTGFDPMRIAATFR; encoded by the coding sequence ATGCCCAAAGCAAGTATCATAGTTCCAGCCTTTAATGCCTCGGCCACGCTCGCCGACACGCTCTTGTCACTGTTGGATCAGACGTTTCAGGATTTTGAGATAATCGTCGTCAATGACGGGTCCACCGATGGCACAAGCGATATCATCGCCTCGTTTCTAAAGGACAAGCGGATATCTTATGTTGACCAGCCAAACCGCGGTTTGGCTGGGGCGCGCAATACCGGGATCGCCAAGGCAACGGGAAATTATATCGGCTTTTGTGACTCGGATGATCTTTGGGTGCCGGACAAATTGGCCAGACATGTTCAGCACCTGGATAGGTCGCCGGACGTCGGGCTCAGCTACGCGGGCTCTACTCTGATCGATGAAAACAACCAGACACTGGGCTTGAAGCAGACCCCCCGTCTGCAGGGAATCACAGCAGCAGCGGTATTCAAAAGAAACCCTGTGGGCAATGGTTCGGTTGCTGTCTTTCGCCGCGCCGCTTTGATGGACATTGCCTATACCCCTCAAAGGGATCGCCCGCGGCAGTGGTACTTTGACGAAACATTTCGCCAGTCCGAGGACATCGAATGCTGGCTGCGCCTGGCCCTGACCACGGACTGGGAGATCGAAGGCATTTGGGGTCATTTGACCAAATACAGAATTGCCCGCCAAGGGTTGTCAGCAAACACAAACAAGCAACTGGCCGCCTGGAACCGTATGGTCGACAAACTGCGTCCGCTGAATCCTGCGTTTTTTGCAAAACATGAACCCGCTGCCCGCGCCTACCAACTGCGCTATCTTGCCCGCCGTGCCGTCAGCGCAGGGGATGGTTTCAAGGCCAAAAAATACGCCCATGAATTCCTAAAGGCATCGCTAAGGCCGCTTATGGAAGAGCCCCTGAAATCCCTAACCACCATTGTAGCCGCCGAATCTCTGGCCCGAACCGGGTTTGATCCGATGCGGATTGCAGCCACTTTCCGGTGA
- a CDS encoding glycosyltransferase family 2 protein: MPEFTIIMPCFNAAKTLNESIGSLLSQSIRDWELICIDDGSTDETPKLLKGWEAADKRIKMLRNQGKGPSAARNMGAHYATGNILCFCDADDLWVPKKLEFLHREFKAERVDGLFGRVAFFRKRGKADTHSRMPSAPLSVPLLMGENPVCTTSNISIRRKTFLLSGGFDVNLVHNEDLEWLIRLVGGGATIKGLDELHVWYRTSPQGLSSDLTAMSQSRQKVLATARGFGFQPDRHAEAIYMRYLARRALRLGHYGSSAIYLTFSGLRQSPRAFLFPLRSGLPTAVGAICAPLLPKSLRRSLFSR; this comes from the coding sequence ATGCCAGAATTTACTATCATTATGCCGTGCTTCAATGCTGCGAAAACACTGAATGAATCGATCGGCTCTCTTCTGTCTCAGTCAATCAGAGACTGGGAACTGATCTGTATCGATGACGGATCAACCGATGAGACACCCAAGCTGCTTAAGGGCTGGGAGGCGGCTGACAAGCGCATCAAAATGCTGCGCAATCAGGGCAAAGGTCCCAGCGCTGCCCGCAACATGGGCGCGCATTATGCCACCGGAAACATCCTTTGTTTCTGCGACGCGGATGATCTTTGGGTGCCCAAAAAACTGGAGTTTCTGCATCGCGAATTCAAGGCCGAGCGTGTCGATGGCCTGTTCGGACGGGTCGCGTTCTTCCGCAAACGCGGCAAGGCAGATACACACTCCAGAATGCCAAGTGCCCCGCTATCGGTGCCCTTGCTCATGGGGGAAAACCCGGTGTGTACCACATCGAACATATCCATTCGTCGTAAAACTTTCCTGCTAAGTGGCGGCTTTGACGTCAACCTGGTCCACAACGAAGATCTTGAATGGCTGATCCGGCTTGTTGGTGGTGGCGCAACCATCAAAGGTCTTGATGAACTGCACGTGTGGTACCGGACCAGCCCACAAGGATTGTCATCGGATCTGACGGCCATGTCCCAATCGCGTCAGAAAGTTCTGGCAACGGCCCGCGGTTTTGGCTTCCAGCCCGACAGGCACGCCGAAGCAATCTACATGCGTTACCTGGCACGTCGCGCCCTAAGACTGGGCCACTACGGCTCCTCCGCCATATACCTGACATTTTCAGGCCTGCGGCAAAGCCCACGCGCATTCCTGTTTCCTCTGCGCAGTGGCTTACCAACCGCAGTCGGCGCAATTTGCGCGCCCCTGTTGCCCAAGTCGCTGCGCCGCTCGCTGTTCTCTCGCTAA
- a CDS encoding oligosaccharide flippase family protein: MSRVANGSSSFLTNLMAFGASEVSAKATRLLVVVAISRTLSAENVGYAAAALAVGEVLKSLTENGIGQRIIAAHKDNLEAVCHSAHRLFWGYCVGLTVVQMAIGCALHVAGQTTVGALVGLMAIEYLFMPAGLVQVALAMRENRLKRVAVISAIQVSGANLITVALAFAWASPLVLILPRVLTAPIWLVAVRHLRPWQRKSLVHQAPLQPFVTYGLPVTGIELVKALRLHADKIVVGAVLGPKALGIYFLAFNAGLSLATSFCAALGIVLFPHLCKEADQHAALRRTVTLSIICILPVVLLQSLFASVYVPLLLGAKWGHIAPTVSLLCFAALPLTIWTSVAASLRVSGRPKVEFTVTLILTIALVFSAILAAPYGLTTMATAYVATTTTILLAAALPHLMKPAQQDLRKV; the protein is encoded by the coding sequence ATGTCCCGCGTCGCCAATGGCTCTTCTTCCTTCCTGACAAATCTGATGGCCTTTGGCGCATCCGAAGTCTCGGCGAAAGCCACCCGCCTGCTGGTTGTGGTGGCCATTTCCCGCACATTGAGCGCCGAAAATGTTGGTTATGCGGCCGCAGCTCTGGCGGTTGGCGAAGTGCTGAAATCCCTAACTGAAAACGGGATTGGCCAACGTATTATTGCTGCGCATAAAGACAACCTAGAGGCGGTCTGCCATTCGGCGCATCGGTTGTTTTGGGGATACTGCGTCGGCTTGACCGTCGTCCAGATGGCCATTGGGTGTGCGCTTCATGTCGCTGGTCAAACCACTGTTGGCGCCTTGGTTGGCCTGATGGCCATCGAATACCTGTTTATGCCCGCGGGGTTGGTGCAGGTTGCATTGGCCATGCGCGAGAACCGTCTGAAACGGGTTGCGGTGATTTCCGCAATTCAGGTCTCCGGGGCCAACCTGATTACCGTTGCATTGGCTTTTGCCTGGGCGTCGCCATTGGTTTTGATCCTGCCACGGGTGCTGACCGCACCGATCTGGCTGGTGGCTGTGCGCCATCTGCGTCCCTGGCAGCGCAAAAGCCTTGTCCACCAAGCCCCGCTGCAGCCATTTGTAACCTACGGCCTGCCGGTCACCGGCATCGAACTGGTCAAAGCGCTGCGCCTGCATGCGGATAAGATCGTGGTCGGTGCGGTGTTGGGCCCCAAGGCGCTAGGGATCTATTTTCTGGCCTTCAACGCCGGCCTCAGCTTGGCGACCTCCTTTTGTGCCGCACTTGGCATCGTCCTGTTTCCACATCTTTGCAAAGAGGCGGATCAACACGCAGCCCTGCGACGCACCGTGACCCTGTCCATAATCTGCATTCTGCCCGTTGTCCTGCTGCAGTCCCTGTTTGCGTCGGTCTATGTGCCGCTGCTGCTGGGGGCCAAGTGGGGCCATATTGCACCCACCGTTTCACTGCTGTGTTTCGCCGCCCTGCCCCTGACAATCTGGACCTCTGTGGCGGCAAGCCTGCGGGTCAGCGGCCGCCCCAAAGTCGAATTCACCGTGACCCTCATCCTGACAATCGCCTTGGTTTTCTCGGCGATCCTGGCCGCCCCTTACGGTCTGACCACCATGGCGACAGCCTATGTGGCCACCACCACAACAATTCTTCTCGCCGCGGCGCTGCCGCATTTAATGAAACCCGCCCAACAGGACTTGAGAAAGGTCTGA
- a CDS encoding polysaccharide biosynthesis/export family protein yields MRRLSTLSFVLLASCAATGHPDNLETQPGEYGYQAQYRDIDVSRAEAGFLKSARLNSEICLPYRGGAYGTKISGVANTLLGERLSRNDLVEVRIGSDEDLGGNYVISRDGTLKMPFLPPIRAQGRSTSDVERDLKNTLIAEQLYDTAPSVSVRIMDVASALVGVSGAVFEPHQVELGGVSGDQLDTGRQEALGASTEARNLSAALRASGGVRPDADLSAVELRRNGRLYTLDLRGVFQGHNMVDVMLLTGDQVFVPSRQCFQDDLMRPSPISPPGVSVFMSNLTQPATGNAISAIGRNVREMPYGTRYLQAIVDLNCVGGSRATSAHRSGLLLSRNPISDVSIAIERDIEDMLRRADRDDYDPFILPGDSVACYDSTITNVAEVARVLGLIGVGLLLNE; encoded by the coding sequence ATGAGACGTCTTAGCACGCTTTCTTTTGTGCTGCTTGCCAGCTGTGCCGCAACTGGTCACCCGGATAATCTGGAAACCCAGCCCGGTGAATACGGCTATCAGGCGCAGTACCGTGATATTGATGTCAGCCGCGCCGAGGCAGGTTTTCTAAAGTCCGCCCGGCTCAATTCAGAAATCTGCCTGCCGTATCGTGGCGGCGCCTATGGCACCAAAATCAGCGGCGTTGCCAATACGCTGTTGGGGGAACGATTGTCGCGCAATGATCTGGTCGAGGTCAGAATTGGCAGTGACGAAGATCTTGGTGGAAACTATGTGATTTCCCGAGACGGCACTTTGAAAATGCCGTTTCTGCCGCCCATTCGTGCGCAGGGTCGCAGCACGTCTGATGTTGAACGCGATTTGAAAAATACTCTGATTGCGGAACAGCTGTATGACACGGCCCCTTCGGTTTCGGTGCGTATCATGGATGTTGCTTCGGCGCTGGTCGGGGTGTCTGGTGCCGTGTTCGAACCCCATCAGGTTGAACTTGGCGGCGTGTCTGGAGATCAACTTGATACGGGCCGACAAGAGGCTTTGGGCGCGTCGACCGAGGCCCGCAACCTGTCTGCGGCCCTGCGTGCGTCTGGTGGGGTGCGTCCCGATGCTGATCTGTCTGCGGTCGAGCTGCGCCGCAATGGCAGGTTATACACGCTGGATCTTCGTGGCGTTTTTCAGGGTCACAATATGGTGGATGTGATGCTGCTGACAGGGGATCAGGTCTTTGTCCCGTCCCGTCAGTGTTTTCAGGATGACCTGATGCGCCCCAGCCCGATCAGCCCTCCGGGTGTTTCAGTGTTTATGTCGAACCTGACCCAACCGGCCACTGGCAACGCGATCTCGGCAATAGGTCGTAACGTCCGCGAAATGCCCTATGGGACGCGGTATTTGCAGGCCATCGTGGACCTCAACTGTGTTGGTGGGTCGCGCGCAACAAGCGCACATCGGTCTGGCCTACTGTTGTCACGCAATCCTATCTCAGATGTGTCCATTGCCATCGAGCGGGATATCGAAGATATGCTGCGCCGCGCTGATCGGGACGACTACGATCCCTTTATTTTGCCAGGCGATTCCGTCGCTTGCTATGACAGCACGATCACCAATGTCGCCGAAGTGGCCCGTGTGCTTGGGTTGATCGGGGTTGGTCTGTTGTTGAACGAGTAA
- a CDS encoding ATP-binding protein, protein MSQVEIEYLDFLLTLEQNNHPETSDLAAVRKDFDILYSRLGILANGKLFEPTRKIEEFLRSIISLQTFLDQTIVLMDGPDDALRSAIPDLFNQSAALRPEVRSLFILGLSHFARASDMQRSRIFSTLTQLAIVSVTILVALAALFTYSLLANAQIRARGRALIRANAHMQTILSTTQEAVIVADTKGHVVDLNAAAETTFGYSLADAKGQNIDDLIVPAEHKEAHQRRFSLMVQTADNQPIGTGRVRLEARRANGERFPVELAMQSAQTEDGDVIISFLRDISQQLNAEAELRGARDQALAGEKAKANFLAMMSHEIRTPLNGLLGNLTLISKSTLDTDQTTYVQNMEISGRQLMHHVNSILDIAKFESGKPAVVQSTFHLGHFLQDIVDGQSGHAGRNQTTIEWEWLGPSLEWVSTDQTILEQILLNLVGNAIKFTHVGHISIEAEQITPTDDTCNVELRIIDSGIGISDEDQLRIFEDFETCDSTYTRDSGGTGLGLGIVRRMVQLLGGSIGVESTPGDGSVFWLHLPLLPVAEPLPDSSEEKARAADQSLSILVAEDVETNAFVARKLLERDGHKVTLVPDGLAAVAKASTETFDVILMDISMPGMDGLQATRKIRAAPQPFCDIPIFAFSANVLPEETTHFRASGMDGFIGKPLQLPELRRALQTVLDGSCMINSDPRNRPVDEEAELAKDLLNQREYNIFLGRFLTEGDALLADLENDPLTTLGFETLAAKCHQVRSTASLFGAADFATSLGNLEVAAKRSDTSASLAEIADLSDLWAKTRATLDLKSVSAGQ, encoded by the coding sequence TTGTCCCAGGTCGAAATCGAATACCTCGATTTCTTGCTCACTCTTGAACAGAATAATCACCCTGAAACCTCGGATCTCGCTGCTGTTCGAAAGGATTTTGATATCCTGTACAGCCGCTTGGGAATTCTGGCCAATGGTAAGCTTTTCGAGCCCACTCGAAAGATTGAGGAATTTCTGCGCTCAATCATATCGCTACAGACATTTCTGGACCAGACGATTGTTCTCATGGACGGGCCAGATGATGCTTTGCGATCGGCCATTCCAGATCTGTTCAATCAGTCTGCTGCGCTGCGCCCCGAAGTGCGAAGCCTGTTCATCCTAGGCCTGTCCCATTTCGCCCGCGCCTCGGATATGCAGCGGTCACGTATATTTTCAACTTTGACACAGTTGGCGATTGTCTCAGTGACAATATTGGTCGCACTCGCTGCGTTGTTTACCTATTCCCTGTTGGCCAACGCTCAGATCCGGGCCAGAGGACGTGCATTGATCCGCGCCAACGCGCATATGCAGACGATCCTGTCGACAACACAAGAGGCCGTGATCGTCGCAGATACCAAGGGGCATGTCGTGGATTTGAACGCGGCTGCCGAAACCACATTTGGCTATTCATTGGCCGACGCCAAAGGTCAGAACATTGATGATCTGATTGTCCCAGCTGAACACAAAGAAGCCCATCAGCGAAGATTTTCCCTGATGGTGCAAACTGCTGATAACCAGCCGATAGGAACTGGCCGCGTACGCCTTGAAGCCCGCAGGGCCAACGGGGAACGCTTTCCCGTCGAATTGGCCATGCAATCAGCCCAAACCGAAGATGGCGATGTGATCATTAGCTTCCTGAGGGACATCTCTCAACAATTGAACGCCGAGGCCGAGCTGCGCGGCGCACGAGACCAGGCGCTGGCAGGTGAGAAAGCCAAAGCAAATTTCCTGGCTATGATGAGCCACGAAATACGCACGCCGCTGAATGGATTACTCGGCAACCTGACCCTGATCAGCAAAAGCACCTTAGACACGGATCAGACAACCTATGTGCAGAACATGGAAATATCGGGACGCCAGTTGATGCATCATGTCAATTCCATTTTGGATATTGCCAAGTTTGAGTCTGGCAAGCCCGCTGTCGTACAATCGACCTTTCATTTGGGTCACTTCCTACAAGACATTGTTGACGGCCAAAGTGGCCACGCAGGGCGAAATCAGACCACCATTGAATGGGAATGGCTGGGGCCCAGTTTGGAATGGGTTTCAACAGATCAGACAATTCTTGAGCAAATTCTGCTAAACCTCGTTGGGAATGCAATTAAGTTCACACATGTGGGCCACATTAGCATCGAGGCAGAACAGATCACGCCGACCGACGACACCTGCAATGTCGAGTTACGGATTATCGACAGTGGCATCGGCATTTCCGATGAAGACCAGCTCAGAATATTTGAAGATTTTGAGACCTGTGATTCAACCTATACACGCGACAGCGGCGGAACAGGCTTAGGCCTGGGCATTGTCAGACGTATGGTACAGCTGCTTGGCGGCAGTATCGGTGTCGAAAGTACGCCGGGTGACGGCAGCGTTTTTTGGCTACACCTGCCCCTGCTGCCGGTCGCCGAACCGCTTCCCGACAGTAGCGAGGAAAAGGCGCGAGCCGCAGACCAGTCGCTGTCAATTCTTGTCGCCGAGGACGTCGAGACCAATGCCTTTGTCGCGCGCAAACTGCTGGAACGTGACGGCCACAAGGTGACATTGGTTCCTGATGGGCTGGCGGCCGTCGCCAAAGCTTCGACCGAGACCTTTGATGTTATCCTGATGGATATCAGCATGCCCGGTATGGATGGTCTTCAGGCAACACGGAAAATTCGCGCCGCGCCGCAACCCTTCTGTGACATTCCAATCTTCGCTTTTTCGGCAAATGTCCTACCCGAGGAAACGACACATTTTAGGGCCAGCGGTATGGATGGATTTATTGGCAAACCGCTTCAGTTACCAGAACTGCGCCGCGCCCTTCAAACGGTGCTTGATGGGTCATGCATGATCAATTCCGACCCCAGAAACAGGCCTGTAGATGAAGAAGCAGAGTTGGCCAAAGATTTGCTAAACCAACGTGAATACAACATATTTTTGGGCAGGTTTCTGACTGAAGGTGATGCGCTGTTAGCGGATTTGGAAAACGATCCTTTAACAACACTGGGTTTCGAAACGCTTGCAGCAAAGTGCCATCAAGTCCGAAGCACGGCCAGTCTTTTCGGCGCTGCAGACTTTGCGACCAGCCTTGGCAACCTAGAGGTTGCGGCCAAACGATCCGACACCTCAGCCAGCCTGGCCGAGATCGCCGATCTGTCCGACTTATGGGCGAAAACCCGCGCCACTCTTGATCTCAAGTCCGTCTCTGCGGGTCAGTAA
- a CDS encoding molybdopterin-dependent oxidoreductase, with product MTINGIYSIARTLFLAAIVATRVTAGTAETEAMPVLEVTGGQGPDQAFLLSVQDLQDIAVENIVTSTIWTQGVHEFSGVPLYTLLQHLDVKGTTIQAIALNDYAVAIPRSDARVGGPIVAFAIDGQPIPRREKGPLWIIYPFDQSPEFRTETIYSRSIWQLNRLNIVQ from the coding sequence ATGACAATCAATGGTATTTACTCAATCGCCCGTACCTTGTTTCTAGCTGCCATTGTCGCAACCAGAGTTACCGCTGGAACGGCAGAAACTGAGGCAATGCCAGTACTGGAAGTCACTGGCGGACAGGGTCCGGATCAAGCCTTCTTACTAAGTGTTCAGGATCTACAAGATATTGCTGTCGAAAATATTGTTACATCGACAATCTGGACCCAGGGCGTACACGAGTTTTCCGGTGTTCCCCTGTACACTCTGCTGCAACATCTGGACGTCAAGGGAACCACTATTCAGGCGATCGCGCTGAACGATTACGCCGTGGCCATCCCGCGAAGTGATGCACGTGTAGGGGGGCCCATTGTTGCCTTTGCCATTGACGGCCAGCCAATCCCCAGACGTGAAAAAGGTCCGCTCTGGATCATCTACCCATTTGACCAATCGCCAGAATTTCGCACCGAAACGATTTATTCACGCAGTATCTGGCAACTCAATCGATTAAATATTGTTCAATGA
- a CDS encoding WecB/TagA/CpsF family glycosyltransferase — translation MQHQSISFDTFFAQGATPVFPKLDRRAVMNVEVVDATPQAAINNLLQPGKRTVFFLNAHCANMRAVKSDYATALDRADLVLPDGIGVELAARMQGDGLMANLNGTDLLPPLLKAAAKQGKSVFLFGARPGTAEKAAKHLGSMIPGLRIAGTLDGFKDAANAQDAINTINGSGADILLVAMGVPLQELWLDRFGPDLRPDLKMAVGGLFDFWAGNVKRAPLCVRQAKCEWVWRLAMEPTRLAKRYILGNFTFLFRAARHALHTRSKYAIHKRLLDVVLSTVALVALFPLLLLIGAAIRLESPGAAIFSQKRVGRNGKQFTLYKFRSMHVDAAERRKDLLSASDRDGICFKARNDPRVTKVGRILRRFSLDELPQIVNILTGKMSIVGPRPALPEEVEAYSKRALRRLSVKPGLTGIWQVSGRADVDFDRMVDMDIAYTRSRSILLDLALIAVTFQAVFKGRGAY, via the coding sequence ATGCAGCATCAGTCCATCAGTTTTGATACCTTCTTTGCGCAGGGTGCCACACCCGTTTTTCCCAAGCTGGACAGACGCGCGGTCATGAATGTTGAGGTGGTAGACGCAACCCCACAGGCGGCGATCAACAATCTTTTGCAGCCGGGCAAGCGCACCGTATTTTTCCTGAATGCACATTGTGCCAACATGCGCGCAGTGAAGTCGGATTACGCCACAGCATTGGATCGTGCAGATCTGGTCCTTCCCGACGGTATTGGTGTTGAGCTGGCGGCGAGGATGCAGGGCGACGGGTTGATGGCCAATCTGAACGGTACCGATCTGTTGCCACCTTTGCTGAAAGCAGCCGCCAAACAAGGGAAAAGCGTTTTTCTATTTGGCGCCCGACCGGGCACCGCAGAAAAAGCTGCAAAACACCTTGGGTCCATGATCCCTGGGCTGCGTATCGCTGGAACTCTCGATGGGTTTAAAGACGCTGCGAATGCCCAGGACGCTATAAACACGATCAATGGCTCTGGCGCGGATATCTTGCTGGTCGCCATGGGGGTCCCCCTGCAAGAGCTGTGGTTGGACCGCTTTGGACCAGACCTGCGTCCTGACCTTAAGATGGCGGTTGGTGGATTGTTTGATTTCTGGGCTGGCAATGTCAAACGCGCGCCGCTCTGTGTCCGACAGGCGAAATGCGAATGGGTCTGGCGTCTGGCGATGGAACCAACCCGGCTGGCCAAGCGGTACATCCTTGGCAATTTCACCTTTTTGTTTCGCGCCGCACGCCATGCGCTGCACACCCGCTCCAAATATGCCATTCACAAAAGGCTTTTGGATGTGGTGCTAAGCACTGTTGCTCTGGTCGCACTTTTTCCGCTGCTTCTACTGATTGGTGCCGCCATTCGATTGGAAAGCCCGGGCGCTGCAATTTTCAGCCAGAAACGTGTTGGCCGGAATGGCAAGCAATTCACTCTGTATAAGTTCCGTTCCATGCACGTGGACGCTGCGGAGAGACGCAAGGATCTATTGTCGGCGTCTGACCGTGACGGCATCTGCTTCAAAGCCCGCAACGATCCTCGGGTGACAAAAGTCGGTCGTATTCTGCGCCGGTTCTCGTTGGACGAGTTACCCCAGATCGTGAACATACTAACCGGGAAGATGTCGATTGTTGGCCCGCGCCCAGCGCTGCCCGAGGAGGTCGAAGCCTATTCCAAACGGGCGCTCCGCCGCCTCAGCGTCAAACCGGGACTGACCGGAATCTGGCAGGTCTCTGGCCGCGCTGATGTCGATTTTGATCGCATGGTGGATATGGACATCGCTTATACCCGCTCACGCTCCATCTTGCTGGACCTGGCCCTGATCGCCGTAACCTTTCAGGCGGTGTTCAAAGGGCGCGGGGCTTACTAA
- a CDS encoding response regulator transcription factor, producing MRILIADDHELLRDALGAFMQSEDGIELHTAADFDEACILLKGEWTYDLVLLDYNMPGMNGLNGIKEANEISGVHRVALMSGEANREIAEQALEMGAIGFIPKTLPAKSLVNAIKFMAMGEKYAPLDFMTAEADEVSHPILDKLTNRERQVLQGLSEGKSNKEIARDLELSEPTIKLHVKTLYRKLDVSNRTQAALVARDAGLF from the coding sequence GTGCGAATTTTAATTGCAGATGATCATGAACTCCTGCGGGATGCACTTGGTGCCTTTATGCAGAGCGAAGATGGGATCGAGTTGCATACAGCGGCAGATTTTGACGAGGCTTGCATCCTGTTAAAGGGGGAGTGGACTTATGATCTTGTTCTCCTGGACTATAATATGCCAGGCATGAATGGGCTGAATGGGATTAAAGAGGCCAATGAAATCAGTGGTGTTCACCGGGTCGCCTTGATGTCAGGTGAGGCCAATCGTGAGATTGCCGAACAGGCGCTTGAGATGGGTGCCATCGGATTTATTCCCAAAACCCTGCCTGCAAAATCTCTGGTCAATGCGATCAAATTCATGGCGATGGGTGAAAAATATGCACCGCTTGATTTCATGACCGCAGAAGCAGACGAGGTCAGTCATCCGATCCTGGACAAACTGACCAACCGCGAGCGCCAGGTGCTGCAGGGACTGTCTGAAGGAAAGTCCAACAAGGAAATCGCGCGCGATCTGGAACTGTCTGAGCCGACCATCAAGCTTCACGTCAAAACGCTCTATCGTAAGCTGGACGTGTCGAACCGAACACAGGCGGCGCTGGTTGCAAGAGATGCCGGTCTTTTTTGA